Proteins from one Doryrhamphus excisus isolate RoL2022-K1 chromosome 19, RoL_Dexc_1.0, whole genome shotgun sequence genomic window:
- the rps6kc1 gene encoding ribosomal protein S6 kinase delta-1 isoform X2 translates to MISQRDHLFDIGDFARFYTVTDPTKHQKGYTVYKVTATIISRKNPEDVQEITVWKRYSDFRKLHHNLWQLHKNVCSQSELFPPFAKAKVFGRFDDSVIEERRQCSEDLLQFSANIPALYSSQHIQDFFKGGEVHDSSELIGPVEPFFDFLADSLSDCSSDVQRDISGAEDLTITSEYGGPSSDSDLTSLAVDTDSLAELDDGMASGRTSPNQPQGGAASISSNSSSPRLPSLPDHRTPSPAPASSSPKPEVSWPSRRSLFSKKAGRSKEKVKSDYLDKAGELIRVATQKEKDQDYQAAFSFFRSGVDLLLQGVQGESSPKRREAVKKKTAEYLMRAEQISCQHLRSNMGQGSTQTVMIGVQCCASTSRGSQHGPAEDLSVYRVLGVIDKVLLVMDKRTQETFVVKGLRKSSDCARMKKTIMPRSVPHMVQLMKLIDSEDTIFLLLQHAEGGKLWSHIGKYLRNSSPEESLDIPFIQKRHTAAVYSPQYPVLHLGVDSAASSGSGPVSGSDSAAGLQNNAKDVAASPWKSKLSARLSKKVVAQSDSGATSEEECTNSYLTLCNEYEQEKVEPDELEEEEAKSDQEVSLDVPTGTATASSRSHSLLSNDSLSSPVSCQEFGFFTDSSDKNGQRHDSNGQDLGEVYNAPPSPAGLHSLDQSKHTPMEFFRIDSKDSASEVTCLDWGEQASSHKQPRLFFTSDLGSEVVEDLPELAQEVKGHSAHLWGLDYSDKGSNESVPVISFKEAVVEDEGHPPDLLVNLPGMSGVVADSQQEELETPMLCLDLEATTSPQRSIQPDVLQRPSQTEEEEEQRPSSLCATDASSSALTSLWDDYSSTFGQKDTDTVEVEPSCHNNDPFLDADSLSGQCPAAPTESQACAPVEQSLDVHVESSASSPNRVSEGFDEDVSRLFAELDQLSLAASQARIPEAFVRCWAVEMVTALDSLHQVGIICRDLNPNNILLDHQGHVQLTYFCSWSDVEESCDKEACTNMYAAPEVGGISEETAACDWWSLGAILFELLTGTDKILPAAVLTAARNPARTPAARIRREEARQQIQLMGRGGVGNTHRVPVAAPMPSSRNRTAHGSQHP, encoded by the exons ATGATATCGCAGCGGGACCACCTTTTTGACATAGGGGATTTTGCTCGTTTTTATACAGTCACAGACCCCACGAAGCACCAGAAAGGCTACACAGTGTACAAAGTCACCGCGACG ATTATTTCTCGGAAGAACCCTGAGGATGTCCAAGAG ATAACAGTATGGAAAAGGTACAGTGACTTTCGCAAACTTCATCACAACCTCTGGCAGCTGCACAAGAATGTTTGTAGCCAGTCTGAACTCTTTCCTCCCTTTGCCAAGGCTAAAGTGTTTG GTCGTTTTGATGACTCGGTGATTGAAGAACGGAGGCAGTGCTCAGAGGATCTGCTTCAGTTCTCTGCTAATATACCCGCTCTGTACAGCAGTCAGCACATCCAGGACTTCTTCAAG GGAGGCGAGGTCCACGACAGCTCAGAGCTCATCGGACCGGTGGAGCCCTTCTTCGACTTCCTGGCTGACAGTTTGTCCGACTGCAGCTCGGATG TTCAAAGAGACATCAGTGGGGCAGAAGATTTGACTATCACATCGGAATATGGCG GCCCGTCCAGTGACAGCGACTTGACCTCCTTGGCTGTGGACACCGACTCTTTGGCTGAGCTAGATGATGGCATGGCCTCGGGCCGCACCTCCCCGAACCAGCCACAGGGGGGAGCCGCCAGCAttagcagcaacagcagcagtcCTCGCTTGCCCTCCCTGCCTGATCACCGCACTCCATCGCCTGCCCCTGCTTCCAGTTCCCCTAAACCAGAGGTCAGCTGGCCCAGCCGAAGGTCGCTTTTCTCCAAGAAAGCCGGCAGGTCAAAAGAGAAGGTGAAGTCGGACTATCTCGACAAAGCCGGGGAGCTCATTCGTGTGGCCACACAGAAAGAGAAAGATCAGGACTATCAGGCGGCGTTTTCCTTCTTCCGCAGTGGAGTGGACCTTCTGCTGCAAGGTGTTCAAG GTGAATCTAGTCCCAAGCGGCGAGAGGCAGTGAAGAAGAAGACTGCTGAGTACCTGATGCGTGCAGAGCAAATATCCTGCCAGCATCTTCGCAGCAACATGGGTCAAGGGTCAACACAAACAGTG ATGATAGGCGTGCAGTGTTGCGCTTCCACCAGCAGAGGGAGCCAGCACGGTCCCGCTGAGGATCTCAGCGTTTACAGGGTGTTGGGTGTCATCGATAAG GTCCTTTTGGTCATGGACAAGAGAACACAGGAGACGTTTGTCGTCAAA GGTTTAAGGAAAAGCAGTGACTGTGCCAGAATGAAGAAGACCATCATGCCCCGCTCCGTACCTCACATGGTGCAGCTCATGAAGCTCATCGACTCGGAAGACACCATCTTCCTTTTGCTGCAGCACGCTGAGG GTGGAAAACTGTGGTCCCACATAGGAAAATACCTGCGGAATTCCAGTCCAGAAGAGAGCTTAGACATTCCTTTCATCCAGAAGAGACACACCGCAGCTGTATACTCCCCACAATACCCTGTGCTACACCTGGGCGTGGATTCAGCAGCTAGTTCCGGCTCAGGGCCTGTGTCCGGTTCTGATTCTGCTGCAGGGCTTCAAAACAACGCCAAGGATGTCGCTGCATCTCCTTGGAAGAGCAAGCTCTCCGCAAGGCTTAGCAAAAAAGTGGTGGCCCAATCGGACTCAGGGGCCACTTCTGAGGAGGAGTGCACCAATAGTTATTTAACACTTTGTAATGAGTACGAGCAGGAGAAAGTAGAGCCGgatgagctggaggaggaggaagcgaaAAGCGACCAGGAGGTGTCATTGGATGTACCCACCGGGACGGCCACCGCTTCCTCGCGAAGCCATTCGCTCCTCAGCAACGACAGCCTGTCATCTCCCGTCAGCTGTCAGGAGTTTGGCTTTTTCACAGACTCGTCTGATAAAAACGGCCAGCGGCATGACAGCAACGGACAGGACCTCGGTGAGGTCTACAACGCACCGCCATCCCCGGCAGGGCTACATTCTCTTGATCAGTCCAAGCACACGCCGATGGAGTTTTTCCGTATCGACAGCAAAGACAGCGCCAGTGAGGTGACCTGCCTCGACTGGGGGGAGCAGGCCTCCTCCCATAAACAGCCCCGTCTCTTTTTCACGTCCGACCTCGGCTCTGAGGTTGTGGAGGACCTTCCGGAGCTGGCTCAGGAGGTCAAGGGCCACAGTGCACATCTTTGGGGGTTAGATTATAGCGATAAAGGTTCCAATGAGTCAGTGCCTGTCATTTCTTTTAAAGAGGCGGTAGTGGAGGACGAGGGTCACCCGCCAGACCTTTTGGTCAATCTTCCCGGAATGAGCGGGGTCGTAGCGGACTCTCAACAAGAGGAATTAGAAACCCCTATGCTGTGTCTGGACCTTGAGGCCACAACCTCGCCTCAAAGGTCGATCCAGCCCGATGTTTTACAGCGCCCTAGCCAgacggaggaagaggaggagcagcgACCTTCATCTTTGTGTGCAACTGATGCATCTTCATCTGCCTTGACCTCCCTCTGGGATGACTACAGCTCCACTTTTGGACAAAAAGACACAGACACAGTGGAGGTTGAACCTTCATGCCATAATAATGACCCCTTTCTTGATGCAGACTCGCTTAGTGGACAATGTCCAGCAGCCCCAACTGAATCTCAGGCCTGTGCTCCAGTCGAGCAATCACTAGATGTTCATGTTGAATCATCAGCAAGTAGTCCAAACAGAGTGAGTGAAGGGTTCGATGAAGATGTGTCGCGGCTGTTTGCTGAGCTGGACCAGTTGTCACTGGCCGCATCCCAGGCTCGCATCCCGGAGGCGTTCGTCCGATGCTGGGCGGTGGAGATGGTGACAGCGCTGGATTCTCTGCACCAAGTAGGGATCATCTGTAGAGACCTAAACCCCAACAACATCCTGCTGGATCACCAAG GTCATGTTCAGCTTACTTACTTCTGCAGCTGGAGTGATGTGGAGGAGTCCTGTGACAAAGAAGCCTGCACTAATATGTACGCCGCACCAG AGGTGGGAGGCATCAGTGAGGAGACGGCCGCGTGCGATTGGTGGAGTTTGGGCGCCATCCTGTTTGAGCTTCTGACAGGCACG GATAAGATCTTGCCTGCAGCAGTCTTGACTGCAGCCAGGAACCCTGCCAGAACTCCTGCAGCACGTATCAGGAGAGAGGAAGCAAGGCAACAGATCCAGCTGatggggaggggaggggtggggAACACACATCGGGTCCCcg TCGCTGCTCCAATGCCATCCAGCAGGAATCGGACGGCACACGGCTCTCAGCATCCCTGA
- the rps6kc1 gene encoding ribosomal protein S6 kinase delta-1 isoform X1 translates to MISQRDHLFDIGDFARFYTVTDPTKHQKGYTVYKVTATIISRKNPEDVQEITVWKRYSDFRKLHHNLWQLHKNVCSQSELFPPFAKAKVFGRFDDSVIEERRQCSEDLLQFSANIPALYSSQHIQDFFKGGEVHDSSELIGPVEPFFDFLADSLSDCSSDVQRDISGAEDLTITSEYGGPSSDSDLTSLAVDTDSLAELDDGMASGRTSPNQPQGGAASISSNSSSPRLPSLPDHRTPSPAPASSSPKPEVSWPSRRSLFSKKAGRSKEKVKSDYLDKAGELIRVATQKEKDQDYQAAFSFFRSGVDLLLQGVQGESSPKRREAVKKKTAEYLMRAEQISCQHLRSNMGQGSTQTVMIGVQCCASTSRGSQHGPAEDLSVYRVLGVIDKVLLVMDKRTQETFVVKGLRKSSDCARMKKTIMPRSVPHMVQLMKLIDSEDTIFLLLQHAEGGKLWSHIGKYLRNSSPEESLDIPFIQKRHTAAVYSPQYPVLHLGVDSAASSGSGPVSGSDSAAGLQNNAKDVAASPWKSKLSARLSKKVVAQSDSGATSEEECTNSYLTLCNEYEQEKVEPDELEEEEAKSDQEVSLDVPTGTATASSRSHSLLSNDSLSSPVSCQEFGFFTDSSDKNGQRHDSNGQDLGEVYNAPPSPAGLHSLDQSKHTPMEFFRIDSKDSASEVTCLDWGEQASSHKQPRLFFTSDLGSEVVEDLPELAQEVKGHSAHLWGLDYSDKGSNESVPVISFKEAVVEDEGHPPDLLVNLPGMSGVVADSQQEELETPMLCLDLEATTSPQRSIQPDVLQRPSQTEEEEEQRPSSLCATDASSSALTSLWDDYSSTFGQKDTDTVEVEPSCHNNDPFLDADSLSGQCPAAPTESQACAPVEQSLDVHVESSASSPNRVSEGFDEDVSRLFAELDQLSLAASQARIPEAFVRCWAVEMVTALDSLHQVGIICRDLNPNNILLDHQGHVQLTYFCSWSDVEESCDKEACTNMYAAPEVGGISEETAACDWWSLGAILFELLTGTSLLQCHPAGIGRHTALSIPESVSEEARSLLEQLLQYNPTERLGAGVAGVDDIKSHPFFAKVDWPDLTLLPVTQSGKAGGHSHVTSGRN, encoded by the exons ATGATATCGCAGCGGGACCACCTTTTTGACATAGGGGATTTTGCTCGTTTTTATACAGTCACAGACCCCACGAAGCACCAGAAAGGCTACACAGTGTACAAAGTCACCGCGACG ATTATTTCTCGGAAGAACCCTGAGGATGTCCAAGAG ATAACAGTATGGAAAAGGTACAGTGACTTTCGCAAACTTCATCACAACCTCTGGCAGCTGCACAAGAATGTTTGTAGCCAGTCTGAACTCTTTCCTCCCTTTGCCAAGGCTAAAGTGTTTG GTCGTTTTGATGACTCGGTGATTGAAGAACGGAGGCAGTGCTCAGAGGATCTGCTTCAGTTCTCTGCTAATATACCCGCTCTGTACAGCAGTCAGCACATCCAGGACTTCTTCAAG GGAGGCGAGGTCCACGACAGCTCAGAGCTCATCGGACCGGTGGAGCCCTTCTTCGACTTCCTGGCTGACAGTTTGTCCGACTGCAGCTCGGATG TTCAAAGAGACATCAGTGGGGCAGAAGATTTGACTATCACATCGGAATATGGCG GCCCGTCCAGTGACAGCGACTTGACCTCCTTGGCTGTGGACACCGACTCTTTGGCTGAGCTAGATGATGGCATGGCCTCGGGCCGCACCTCCCCGAACCAGCCACAGGGGGGAGCCGCCAGCAttagcagcaacagcagcagtcCTCGCTTGCCCTCCCTGCCTGATCACCGCACTCCATCGCCTGCCCCTGCTTCCAGTTCCCCTAAACCAGAGGTCAGCTGGCCCAGCCGAAGGTCGCTTTTCTCCAAGAAAGCCGGCAGGTCAAAAGAGAAGGTGAAGTCGGACTATCTCGACAAAGCCGGGGAGCTCATTCGTGTGGCCACACAGAAAGAGAAAGATCAGGACTATCAGGCGGCGTTTTCCTTCTTCCGCAGTGGAGTGGACCTTCTGCTGCAAGGTGTTCAAG GTGAATCTAGTCCCAAGCGGCGAGAGGCAGTGAAGAAGAAGACTGCTGAGTACCTGATGCGTGCAGAGCAAATATCCTGCCAGCATCTTCGCAGCAACATGGGTCAAGGGTCAACACAAACAGTG ATGATAGGCGTGCAGTGTTGCGCTTCCACCAGCAGAGGGAGCCAGCACGGTCCCGCTGAGGATCTCAGCGTTTACAGGGTGTTGGGTGTCATCGATAAG GTCCTTTTGGTCATGGACAAGAGAACACAGGAGACGTTTGTCGTCAAA GGTTTAAGGAAAAGCAGTGACTGTGCCAGAATGAAGAAGACCATCATGCCCCGCTCCGTACCTCACATGGTGCAGCTCATGAAGCTCATCGACTCGGAAGACACCATCTTCCTTTTGCTGCAGCACGCTGAGG GTGGAAAACTGTGGTCCCACATAGGAAAATACCTGCGGAATTCCAGTCCAGAAGAGAGCTTAGACATTCCTTTCATCCAGAAGAGACACACCGCAGCTGTATACTCCCCACAATACCCTGTGCTACACCTGGGCGTGGATTCAGCAGCTAGTTCCGGCTCAGGGCCTGTGTCCGGTTCTGATTCTGCTGCAGGGCTTCAAAACAACGCCAAGGATGTCGCTGCATCTCCTTGGAAGAGCAAGCTCTCCGCAAGGCTTAGCAAAAAAGTGGTGGCCCAATCGGACTCAGGGGCCACTTCTGAGGAGGAGTGCACCAATAGTTATTTAACACTTTGTAATGAGTACGAGCAGGAGAAAGTAGAGCCGgatgagctggaggaggaggaagcgaaAAGCGACCAGGAGGTGTCATTGGATGTACCCACCGGGACGGCCACCGCTTCCTCGCGAAGCCATTCGCTCCTCAGCAACGACAGCCTGTCATCTCCCGTCAGCTGTCAGGAGTTTGGCTTTTTCACAGACTCGTCTGATAAAAACGGCCAGCGGCATGACAGCAACGGACAGGACCTCGGTGAGGTCTACAACGCACCGCCATCCCCGGCAGGGCTACATTCTCTTGATCAGTCCAAGCACACGCCGATGGAGTTTTTCCGTATCGACAGCAAAGACAGCGCCAGTGAGGTGACCTGCCTCGACTGGGGGGAGCAGGCCTCCTCCCATAAACAGCCCCGTCTCTTTTTCACGTCCGACCTCGGCTCTGAGGTTGTGGAGGACCTTCCGGAGCTGGCTCAGGAGGTCAAGGGCCACAGTGCACATCTTTGGGGGTTAGATTATAGCGATAAAGGTTCCAATGAGTCAGTGCCTGTCATTTCTTTTAAAGAGGCGGTAGTGGAGGACGAGGGTCACCCGCCAGACCTTTTGGTCAATCTTCCCGGAATGAGCGGGGTCGTAGCGGACTCTCAACAAGAGGAATTAGAAACCCCTATGCTGTGTCTGGACCTTGAGGCCACAACCTCGCCTCAAAGGTCGATCCAGCCCGATGTTTTACAGCGCCCTAGCCAgacggaggaagaggaggagcagcgACCTTCATCTTTGTGTGCAACTGATGCATCTTCATCTGCCTTGACCTCCCTCTGGGATGACTACAGCTCCACTTTTGGACAAAAAGACACAGACACAGTGGAGGTTGAACCTTCATGCCATAATAATGACCCCTTTCTTGATGCAGACTCGCTTAGTGGACAATGTCCAGCAGCCCCAACTGAATCTCAGGCCTGTGCTCCAGTCGAGCAATCACTAGATGTTCATGTTGAATCATCAGCAAGTAGTCCAAACAGAGTGAGTGAAGGGTTCGATGAAGATGTGTCGCGGCTGTTTGCTGAGCTGGACCAGTTGTCACTGGCCGCATCCCAGGCTCGCATCCCGGAGGCGTTCGTCCGATGCTGGGCGGTGGAGATGGTGACAGCGCTGGATTCTCTGCACCAAGTAGGGATCATCTGTAGAGACCTAAACCCCAACAACATCCTGCTGGATCACCAAG GTCATGTTCAGCTTACTTACTTCTGCAGCTGGAGTGATGTGGAGGAGTCCTGTGACAAAGAAGCCTGCACTAATATGTACGCCGCACCAG AGGTGGGAGGCATCAGTGAGGAGACGGCCGCGTGCGATTGGTGGAGTTTGGGCGCCATCCTGTTTGAGCTTCTGACAGGCACG TCGCTGCTCCAATGCCATCCAGCAGGAATCGGACGGCACACGGCTCTCAGCATCCCTGAATCGGTGTCGGAGGAGGCCAGATCTCTACTGGAACAG TTGCTGCAGTACAACCCCACAGAAAGGCTGGGCGCAGGAGTGGCCGGTGTGGACGACATCAAATCGCACCCCTTCTTTGCCAAAGTGGACTGGCCCGATTTGACGCTGCTACCAGTGACGCAGTCTGGGAAAGCTGGCGGTCACAGTCATGTAACTTCAGGTAGAAACTGA